From Myxococcota bacterium, one genomic window encodes:
- a CDS encoding alpha/beta hydrolase, producing MSQRLNLQNTPDPTAIEAERVRFSNRGVELQGVVYKRADGGHVRPGVITAGAWTAVKEQMSGTYARELALRGFTALAFDFTGWGESGGELRFVEDPEVKTADLHAAADYLAGRADVDAHDITGLGICASSGYMAEVVADNRQLARLALVAPWLHDRSIAEEAYGGAASVAGLIQATEAAEGASDPLILTAASLTDETAPMYGAPYYTERDRGLIPEFDNKFSVLTWKPWLTYDGLASAERMTKPVLMVGSPSMALPVGAEAYERRTKAPLSKVWLGEDVSQFDFYDQADVVEVATDAVARFVRGEGS from the coding sequence ATGAGCCAGCGATTGAACTTGCAGAACACACCCGACCCGACGGCGATCGAGGCCGAGCGCGTCCGCTTCTCGAACCGGGGCGTCGAGTTGCAGGGGGTCGTGTACAAGCGGGCCGACGGCGGCCATGTCCGTCCGGGGGTGATCACTGCGGGCGCTTGGACCGCGGTCAAGGAACAAATGTCCGGGACCTACGCCCGCGAGCTCGCCCTGCGCGGTTTCACCGCGCTTGCCTTCGACTTCACGGGTTGGGGCGAGAGCGGAGGAGAGCTCCGATTCGTCGAAGACCCGGAGGTGAAGACCGCAGACCTCCATGCGGCCGCCGACTATCTGGCAGGCCGGGCCGACGTGGATGCCCACGACATCACGGGCCTGGGAATCTGTGCGTCGTCCGGATACATGGCGGAGGTCGTCGCCGACAACCGCCAGCTTGCGCGGCTGGCGCTGGTCGCTCCGTGGCTTCACGACCGCTCGATCGCCGAGGAGGCCTACGGTGGCGCCGCGTCGGTCGCGGGGCTCATCCAGGCGACGGAGGCAGCAGAAGGCGCTTCGGACCCGCTGATCTTGACGGCAGCGAGCCTGACCGACGAGACAGCGCCGATGTATGGGGCTCCCTACTACACGGAAAGAGACCGCGGCCTGATTCCCGAGTTCGACAACAAGTTCAGCGTGCTCACCTGGAAGCCGTGGCTCACCTACGACGGGCTCGCGTCGGCGGAGCGAATGACGAAGCCGGTGCTGATGGTCGGTTCGCCCTCGATGGCGCTTCCTGTCGGCGCAGAGGCCTACGAACGCCGCACGAAAGCCCCTCTCTCGAAAGTATGGCTCGGGGAGGACGTCAGCCAGTTCGATTTCTACGACCAAGCGGACGTTGTCGAAGTCGCGACCGATGCCGTCGCGAGATTCGTCCGCGGAGAGGGCTCGTGA
- a CDS encoding LysR family transcriptional regulator: MELRHLRYFVAVAEEGSVKGAAGRLHIAQPALSRQIMSLEEDLDCEVFERLPRGVRLTAAGEAFLREAREILARAEAARGRAQKVARGQSGFLRVGYAENAAWGGVMPRLLRHYRTKFPDVTIELMPLLAAELVHQLEAHRVGAGFAYLLGPRPGGIRSLLVQRDDVVLAVPRSRGWRGRTDLRLRDLATEPLVLFRRKTSPDYHDRILAATQRAGLSPNIVQETRDEQTMLSLVSAGVGIGFANSANRMRPPKLVDFVSARDLKVELPLQLAWRSGEREESIQQLIRAARRSANASDGP, from the coding sequence ATGGAACTGAGACACCTCCGTTACTTCGTCGCGGTGGCCGAGGAAGGGAGCGTGAAGGGCGCCGCTGGGCGGCTGCACATTGCCCAACCCGCGCTCAGCCGGCAGATCATGAGCCTCGAGGAGGATCTGGACTGCGAGGTCTTCGAGCGCCTGCCCCGAGGTGTGCGACTGACGGCCGCGGGCGAGGCGTTTCTGAGGGAGGCCCGGGAGATCCTCGCGCGAGCGGAAGCCGCGCGTGGCAGGGCCCAGAAAGTGGCCCGGGGCCAGAGCGGCTTCTTGCGTGTCGGCTACGCGGAGAACGCAGCGTGGGGAGGGGTGATGCCTCGGCTGCTGCGTCATTACCGTACGAAGTTCCCTGACGTGACGATCGAGCTGATGCCCCTGCTCGCAGCCGAGCTCGTCCATCAGCTCGAAGCGCACCGAGTCGGGGCCGGGTTCGCCTATCTCCTCGGGCCCAGGCCCGGGGGCATCCGGTCCCTCCTGGTTCAAAGAGACGACGTCGTGCTCGCCGTCCCTCGGAGTCGCGGCTGGCGCGGTCGCACGGACCTTCGCCTTCGGGATCTCGCCACGGAGCCGCTCGTCCTCTTTCGGAGGAAGACCTCCCCTGACTACCATGACCGGATCCTGGCGGCGACTCAGCGAGCCGGGCTGTCACCGAACATCGTCCAGGAAACCCGCGACGAACAGACCATGCTGAGCCTGGTCTCGGCTGGGGTTGGCATCGGGTTCGCCAACTCGGCCAACCGGATGCGGCCCCCCAAGCTCGTGGACTTCGTTTCGGCCCGGGACCTGAAGGTCGAACTCCCGCTGCAGCTCGCGTGGAGAAGCGGCGAACGCGAAGAGTCCATCCAACAGCTGATTCGCGCTGCGCGACGAAGTGCGAACGCATCCGACGGTCCATAG